A part of Bacteroidia bacterium genomic DNA contains:
- a CDS encoding DUF4412 domain-containing protein encodes MKTLTSVLIVLLAFVSHLSAQKFEGTVTMNNSLYGGMTTSFYIQGDRAAMVSHSKEIEPGSRTVIDRVTGDYHVISQMQVVKYNLSDPQFAALPGQNATAEVTNTGEFKTIDGYQCEKVLVNQGGRSAELWVAASLANLDIASFMIPRSLRREGRFLHVEGVTGFPLEINGTDDRSGQPFTIKNTVRVGKVDSEKLTIPAVASTIEINSLIEDIEDAGGDREKLKQVKENLNQNNQN; translated from the coding sequence ATGAAAACTCTTACTTCTGTTCTTATTGTTCTTCTGGCATTCGTTTCCCATCTGTCTGCACAGAAATTTGAAGGCACCGTAACCATGAATAATTCTCTCTACGGGGGAATGACCACTTCTTTTTATATTCAAGGTGATCGTGCCGCGATGGTTTCTCATAGTAAAGAGATAGAGCCCGGAAGCCGGACAGTCATTGACCGTGTTACAGGAGACTATCATGTAATCTCTCAGATGCAGGTTGTGAAGTATAACCTGTCTGATCCGCAGTTTGCTGCGCTTCCCGGCCAAAATGCAACAGCAGAAGTAACGAATACCGGCGAGTTTAAAACCATTGACGGGTATCAGTGTGAAAAAGTCCTGGTAAATCAGGGGGGGAGATCTGCCGAATTATGGGTTGCTGCTTCCCTTGCAAATCTGGATATCGCCTCATTTATGATTCCACGTTCGCTGCGCAGGGAAGGCCGTTTTCTTCATGTAGAAGGCGTAACGGGTTTCCCTTTAGAGATCAATGGAACGGATGATCGCTCCGGACAGCCATTTACCATTAAGAATACGGTTCGCGTCGGTAAAGTGGATAGTGAAAAATTGACTATCCCCGCTGTCGCCTCCACGATCGAGATTAATTCTCTGATTGAAGATATCGAAGACGCCGGCGGGGATAGAGAGAAACTGAAACAGGTTAAAGAAAATCTGAATCAGAACAATCAGAACTAG
- a CDS encoding PKD domain-containing protein: MSRNATLLFLFLIFGFSFLFGQKSTPEVLFKSGTVVFPENLEKFISNPDDQNHKLNGFYYRYIQFYEIPGNEAKKRMENTGIRLYDYLPHNTWLAAIPAGLNRSSLRTMGIRSIVAPASIEKIDPRLFNESLPWWAVRGDRIELYLQYYPGIPASQVEAAVRGLQATILRSLEDEPVLFIQLPIDRMYDLPNLPQVAYVEPTSPPGEPEDDGGRSLHRAANLDSDHPLGRHYNGEGINVLVRDDGEIGPHIDFQNRTTQINAAAPLAGTHGDMVAGVFAGAGNIDPTTRGAAPGAHIYVLDYDASFTDNTLPLHQNDSVMITNSSYSDGCNTGYTTVTQRVDKQIYDNPNLLHVFSAGNSNNNNCGYGAGSQWGNITGGHKQGKNVIAVANLYADAALENSSSRGPAYDGRIKPDIAAHGQGQISTDPNNGYSPGGGTSAASPSTAGVVAQLYQAYRALNGNAYPESPLIKAIMLNTANEIGVPGPDFQYGWGIVNGLRAVKTLEENRYFSDVISQGDSNTHTINIPAGTKEARIMVYWLDKESSPSVAVALVNNLDMKVKDQANTTFLPLVLNAAPNVNTLNQPAVPGIDNLNNVEQVRLTDPAAGAYTLQVNGTAVPVGPQKYYVVYEFTPEEITVVYPAGGEGFVPGETRRIHWDAYGDAGTFAISYSTNGGITWTNIAGNIPGNSRMYSWNVPNTVTGQALVKINRGTVSGQSEYPFTISGVPQNIQVSAACPDSFFITWAPVTGATGYDVFLLGDKYMDSVASTATNSITLTGNFVQADNWISVRATGPQGLKGRRANAVQYAIPAPCPKDDDLALVNFAYPGLPVLSECFGDTTYISVNIQNAGTNPQTGFSVSYQVGNSPVVTETFTGTILPGAAGIYTFTQPELFGTNLSYSISAWITLAGDQDPGNNQANTSFSVVPSAVLSVPFIENFESQPNCGTGNDCGLTVCTLSNNWLNITNGAGDDIDWRVDNGGTPSNGTGPTIDHNPGNASGKYLYTEASACSNNTAGLVSPCIDLTGTPNPVLRFWYHMLGADMGELHVDIFDGNNLYTDVIPPVTGDQGNSWKEGQVSLAGFGPLVQVRFRGITGDGFTSDIAIDDISVTNIALPPVAEFTSDKQSVCPGNIVTFTDLTTLGATSWQWSFSPATITFVNNTDSSSKDPQVIFAQPGTYQVSLTATNFYGSDTLIKTAYIVASSGALLSVTENFQSGVFPPVGWDLNNPDNSTTWTLISVPGSTGATTQAAFIDNYNYNAAGSEDDLTSFPVDLTAAGSPMLTFDVAYAQFSNSFADELKIIVSTDCGESFNSVAYSKAGLVLATAGSQTSSWAPANASSWRKDSVDLSAYVGNSVVVRFTNRTGYGNNLYIDNINIEELGGVSPQASFTVPAGPFCVGVPVSFSQNSVGTSLQYNWQFPVDASLQSSTAPGPVSTTFSTPGLKTITLIVSNSLGTDTLSQVIQVIDQPVAAFVYSVTGVNAVSFTSGATSWDNLFWDLGDGTTQTDTTITHEYLANGNYLVTLVASGVCGTDTFTQTVSITGITPPDAAFTASQTEICQGDTVIFTDNSTGIGLSGYSWDFGTDAFPASATTSGPHQVIYATGGQKDISLTVSNAEGNDMEIFQIQVDSLPVAAFSYNYFGGFQTFAFTNQSLAGNSYVWDFGDGTISQDIHPFHTYITNGVYDIQLITENECGSDTLTQTIDINNVSIGDLTGEAGISVYPNPGNGIFDIRFEDNWTQKVEISLWDVKGKEIFRADYHMESPVYRVDVIGISKGTYLLKIQSEDRFVVKKVVIDE; this comes from the coding sequence ATGTCTCGTAACGCTACGCTACTTTTCCTTTTTTTGATCTTTGGGTTTTCCTTTCTCTTCGGTCAAAAATCAACACCCGAGGTCCTTTTTAAATCAGGAACCGTGGTTTTCCCCGAAAATCTGGAAAAATTCATTTCCAACCCCGATGACCAAAATCATAAGCTGAATGGCTTCTATTACCGCTATATTCAGTTTTATGAAATCCCGGGAAATGAGGCGAAAAAACGAATGGAAAATACCGGCATCCGCCTCTATGACTATCTCCCCCACAATACCTGGCTGGCAGCTATTCCCGCAGGCCTAAACCGATCCTCTCTCCGAACGATGGGCATACGCAGCATCGTAGCGCCTGCTTCTATCGAAAAAATCGATCCCCGCCTTTTTAATGAAAGTCTGCCCTGGTGGGCGGTTCGCGGCGACCGGATCGAACTGTATCTTCAGTATTATCCCGGCATTCCGGCAAGTCAGGTAGAAGCTGCTGTTCGCGGCTTGCAGGCGACCATTCTGAGAAGTCTGGAAGATGAGCCGGTTTTATTTATACAACTGCCCATTGACAGAATGTACGATCTGCCCAACCTGCCACAGGTGGCTTACGTGGAGCCGACAAGTCCTCCGGGAGAACCGGAAGATGACGGCGGACGCTCACTCCACCGGGCGGCGAACCTCGACTCAGATCACCCACTGGGCAGGCATTACAATGGCGAAGGCATCAATGTCCTTGTCAGAGACGACGGAGAAATCGGGCCGCATATAGACTTCCAAAACCGTACGACTCAAATCAATGCAGCAGCACCGCTTGCAGGCACACATGGTGATATGGTTGCCGGTGTATTTGCCGGAGCGGGAAATATCGATCCCACTACACGTGGCGCAGCCCCGGGTGCGCATATTTATGTGCTAGACTACGATGCTTCCTTCACTGACAATACCCTGCCGCTCCATCAGAATGACAGTGTCATGATCACCAATTCTTCCTATTCCGATGGCTGCAATACCGGCTACACCACCGTTACCCAGCGGGTGGACAAACAGATTTACGACAACCCCAATCTCCTTCATGTTTTTTCGGCAGGAAATAGCAACAATAACAACTGTGGCTATGGCGCAGGTAGCCAATGGGGAAATATCACCGGCGGCCACAAACAGGGGAAAAATGTCATAGCCGTCGCCAATCTGTATGCTGACGCTGCGCTTGAAAACAGCAGCAGCCGCGGACCGGCTTATGATGGCCGGATCAAACCCGACATCGCTGCCCACGGCCAGGGTCAGATTTCTACTGATCCCAACAATGGTTATTCACCCGGAGGCGGAACTTCTGCCGCATCTCCCAGCACGGCAGGTGTAGTCGCACAATTGTATCAGGCCTATCGAGCACTCAATGGAAACGCCTATCCGGAGTCTCCGCTCATCAAAGCCATTATGCTCAATACTGCCAACGAAATCGGCGTTCCCGGTCCCGACTTCCAGTATGGATGGGGAATCGTCAACGGACTCCGGGCAGTCAAAACATTAGAAGAAAACCGATACTTCAGCGATGTAATCTCTCAGGGCGATTCCAATACGCATACCATCAATATTCCCGCCGGAACCAAAGAAGCGAGGATCATGGTGTATTGGCTTGACAAAGAATCCTCCCCCAGTGTGGCTGTCGCGCTTGTCAACAATCTCGATATGAAAGTGAAAGATCAGGCGAATACGACCTTTCTCCCGCTTGTGCTCAACGCTGCACCGAATGTAAATACGCTCAACCAGCCGGCTGTCCCCGGTATCGACAATCTCAACAACGTTGAGCAGGTGAGACTCACAGACCCGGCGGCAGGCGCTTATACCTTGCAGGTCAACGGCACGGCTGTTCCCGTAGGACCTCAAAAATATTATGTGGTATATGAATTTACCCCTGAAGAAATTACAGTAGTGTATCCCGCTGGTGGCGAAGGTTTCGTGCCGGGAGAAACCCGGCGGATTCACTGGGACGCCTACGGCGATGCTGGTACTTTTGCTATCAGCTACTCCACCAATGGTGGTATTACCTGGACAAACATTGCCGGCAATATTCCGGGCAACAGCCGGATGTACAGCTGGAATGTGCCCAATACAGTAACAGGACAGGCACTTGTAAAGATCAACAGAGGTACGGTCTCCGGGCAAAGCGAATATCCTTTCACAATCTCCGGTGTTCCTCAAAATATTCAGGTAAGCGCCGCCTGTCCCGATTCATTTTTCATCACATGGGCGCCCGTAACAGGGGCGACGGGATATGATGTATTTCTGCTCGGAGATAAATACATGGACTCCGTAGCTTCTACCGCCACTAATAGCATCACCCTCACGGGAAATTTTGTTCAGGCTGACAACTGGATATCGGTAAGAGCGACCGGCCCACAAGGGCTGAAAGGCCGAAGGGCAAATGCCGTACAGTACGCCATACCTGCTCCATGTCCCAAAGATGATGATCTCGCACTCGTCAACTTTGCCTATCCTGGCCTGCCTGTTCTTTCTGAGTGTTTTGGCGATACAACTTATATATCAGTCAACATTCAGAATGCCGGAACCAATCCTCAAACAGGTTTCAGTGTCTCTTATCAGGTGGGAAATAGCCCTGTCGTTACGGAAACCTTTACAGGAACTATTTTACCGGGAGCCGCAGGCATCTATACTTTTACCCAGCCAGAACTGTTTGGCACCAACTTGTCTTATTCAATCTCTGCATGGATTACACTGGCGGGAGACCAGGACCCGGGAAATAACCAGGCAAATACCTCGTTTTCCGTTGTTCCTTCGGCAGTCTTATCAGTTCCCTTTATTGAAAATTTTGAATCACAGCCCAATTGCGGTACTGGCAACGACTGCGGCCTTACGGTCTGTACTCTTTCCAACAACTGGCTCAACATCACCAATGGTGCAGGAGACGATATTGACTGGCGGGTGGATAATGGAGGAACGCCTTCCAACGGAACCGGCCCCACGATTGACCACAACCCGGGGAATGCTTCCGGAAAATATCTCTATACCGAAGCGTCGGCATGCAGCAACAACACCGCCGGGCTTGTCAGCCCATGTATTGACCTTACAGGTACCCCCAATCCGGTGCTTCGGTTCTGGTATCATATGCTGGGAGCAGATATGGGCGAACTTCATGTAGATATTTTTGATGGAAATAATCTTTACACAGATGTCATTCCCCCGGTTACCGGAGATCAGGGAAATAGCTGGAAAGAAGGCCAGGTGAGCCTTGCCGGTTTTGGGCCATTGGTGCAGGTGAGGTTTAGAGGAATTACCGGAGACGGTTTTACCAGCGACATTGCCATCGACGATATTAGCGTAACCAATATTGCCCTTCCGCCAGTAGCAGAGTTCACCTCTGACAAACAAAGCGTATGCCCAGGCAATATAGTTACCTTCACAGATCTGACGACACTGGGTGCCACCAGTTGGCAGTGGAGTTTTTCCCCGGCTACAATAACTTTTGTCAACAATACAGACAGCAGCTCCAAAGATCCCCAGGTGATTTTTGCGCAACCCGGCACCTATCAGGTAAGTCTTACCGCTACCAATTTTTATGGTTCTGATACACTTATCAAAACCGCCTACATCGTTGCAAGCTCAGGAGCATTGCTTTCTGTCACTGAAAACTTTCAATCAGGCGTTTTTCCGCCGGTAGGATGGGATCTTAACAACCCTGACAACAGCACCACATGGACGCTTATTTCTGTTCCGGGAAGCACAGGTGCGACCACTCAGGCGGCATTTATAGACAACTACAATTATAATGCAGCGGGTTCAGAAGACGACCTTACTTCTTTCCCGGTTGACCTGACGGCAGCAGGAAGTCCCATGCTCACGTTTGATGTGGCTTATGCACAATTCAGCAACAGTTTTGCCGATGAATTGAAAATAATAGTGTCTACAGATTGCGGGGAGTCGTTTAATTCTGTCGCTTACAGCAAAGCCGGCCTGGTCCTCGCTACCGCAGGAAGCCAGACAAGTTCCTGGGCACCGGCCAATGCCTCTTCCTGGCGCAAAGATTCGGTAGATCTCTCTGCTTATGTGGGCAATTCGGTGGTTGTGCGTTTTACCAACCGCACCGGCTACGGCAACAATTTGTATATCGACAATATCAATATCGAAGAACTGGGAGGTGTATCGCCGCAGGCTTCTTTTACCGTTCCTGCCGGGCCTTTTTGTGTAGGAGTGCCGGTATCTTTCAGCCAAAACTCTGTCGGCACCAGCTTACAGTACAACTGGCAGTTTCCGGTTGACGCATCGCTTCAGAGTTCGACAGCTCCCGGACCGGTATCCACCACTTTTTCCACGCCCGGACTAAAAACGATTACCCTGATTGTCAGCAATTCACTGGGAACGGATACACTCTCGCAGGTAATCCAGGTAATTGACCAGCCAGTCGCTGCTTTTGTCTATTCTGTCACGGGTGTCAACGCTGTCAGCTTTACCAGCGGCGCCACCAGCTGGGATAATCTTTTCTGGGATTTGGGAGATGGAACTACTCAAACCGATACCACAATTACCCATGAATATCTGGCAAATGGAAACTACCTCGTTACGCTCGTTGCATCGGGTGTTTGCGGCACAGATACCTTTACCCAAACGGTATCTATTACGGGTATCACACCACCTGATGCAGCATTTACGGCTTCGCAGACTGAGATTTGCCAGGGGGATACAGTAATCTTTACAGACAATAGTACAGGTATTGGCCTATCGGGCTATAGCTGGGATTTTGGTACAGATGCTTTCCCGGCAAGTGCCACCACCTCAGGACCCCATCAGGTGATTTACGCTACTGGCGGGCAGAAAGACATTTCGCTGACCGTTTCCAATGCTGAAGGGAATGACATGGAAATTTTTCAGATCCAGGTCGATTCTCTGCCGGTTGCAGCCTTCTCCTACAATTATTTTGGCGGCTTTCAGACTTTTGCGTTTACCAATCAATCACTGGCAGGCAACAGCTATGTTTGGGATTTTGGCGATGGTACGATCTCACAGGATATTCACCCTTTCCACACTTATATAACCAACGGCGTATATGATATACAGCTGATTACAGAAAATGAATGTGGAAGCGATACACTGACTCAGACCATTGACATCAACAATGTAAGTATCGGAGACCTGACCGGAGAAGCAGGTATTTCCGTTTATCCCAACCCCGGAAATGGAATTTTCGATATAAGATTTGAAGATAACTGGACTCAAAAAGTAGAGATCAGTCTTTGGGACGTCAAAGGAAAAGAAATTTTCCGCGCAGATTACCATATGGAAAGTCCCGTTTACAGAGTGGACGTGATCGGTATAAGCAAAGGTACTTACCTGCTCAAAATCCAGTCAGAAGACCGTTTTGTTGTGAAAAAAGTGGTGATTGATGAATAA
- a CDS encoding patatin-like phospholipase family protein, translated as MSQSIGICLSGGGTRGIAHIGVLQALEENNISPDYLSGASAGALVGTLYAAGYSPQEILDIFKNSSLTRLFKPTLPSMGLIDNSYVDELLGEYIETDDFAALKKRMFVSITNLTTGKSEIVGEGPLFNVVVTSTSIPILFKSRKIGEHLYADGGVLNNLPVEPLEKFCDKIIGVNVCPVGPAESLESLIDIGYRTLDLVMWNNVRPRLLLCDAVIEPPVGNYGFFDLKKADQIFEEGYQSAMKKMPEITRLVEGRFSPTNPYRNRFRKAGVDTLEMSGSLSFWQKIKAFFQQIFHRLFE; from the coding sequence ATGAGTCAATCCATAGGAATATGTCTGTCAGGGGGCGGTACCAGAGGTATCGCCCACATTGGCGTCCTTCAGGCACTCGAAGAAAACAATATCTCGCCTGATTATCTTTCCGGTGCCAGCGCCGGAGCATTGGTCGGTACGCTGTATGCCGCTGGTTATTCCCCGCAGGAAATACTGGATATTTTTAAAAACTCCTCCCTCACACGGCTCTTTAAGCCTACCCTGCCCTCTATGGGGCTGATCGATAATTCCTATGTAGACGAGTTGCTGGGGGAATATATCGAAACCGATGATTTTGCCGCGCTGAAAAAGCGCATGTTTGTGTCTATTACGAATCTCACCACTGGCAAATCAGAAATAGTTGGCGAAGGCCCGCTATTCAATGTGGTGGTTACTTCGACTTCTATTCCGATTCTGTTTAAAAGCAGAAAAATCGGAGAACATCTCTACGCAGACGGAGGGGTACTCAACAACCTCCCCGTAGAGCCGCTCGAAAAATTTTGCGATAAAATCATTGGGGTGAATGTATGCCCGGTCGGCCCAGCGGAAAGTCTGGAAAGCCTCATTGATATAGGCTATCGCACCCTCGATCTGGTCATGTGGAACAATGTCAGGCCCCGGCTGCTGTTGTGCGACGCAGTGATCGAACCACCAGTCGGCAATTATGGTTTTTTTGACCTCAAAAAAGCAGACCAGATATTCGAAGAAGGCTACCAGTCTGCCATGAAAAAAATGCCGGAAATCACCCGACTTGTTGAAGGAAGATTTTCGCCCACCAATCCTTATCGCAACCGATTCCGCAAGGCAGGTGTTGACACGCTGGAAATGTCCGGTTCGCTTTCTTTCTGGCAAAAAATCAAGGCATTTTTCCAACAAATTTTCCATCGATTATTTGAGTAA
- a CDS encoding AMP-binding protein: protein MATLTKTNLKTPLELLYGWEKSQPDKVYLTQPLGSEYVTWTWGQVATEVRKMAAAIEARGLEPGSRIAILSKNCAHWIMADLAIMMSGHISVPIYPNVNAGTVSYILKHSEAQLLFVGKLDAHDWKEMKKGIIDGVECISFGIYDTLPGMENYPTWADYTSNHAPMAANPTRDLNEMMTIIYTSGTTGTPKGVVLNFISPVFAIEAFNDIFSLTKADKFFSYLPMSHIAERMLITMGTLRCGGSVNFAHSLETFKDDLVKGSPTVFLGVPRIWAKFQSGVLAKFSQSKLNLLLAIPIINNVIRKKIREALGLSNARVCLTGAAPMPRAHLEWYQNLGITIFEVYGMTENAAYSHANLPGQYRFGTVGKPMPNLEMKITEEGEICVKSLANMTEYYLEPEKTAETIRDGFLHTGDKGVVDPDGYVRITGRVKDIFKTSKAKYVAPNPIEMLLSKNEYIEQVCVVGSNIPQPIALVVLSEKGRAKDREEIAASIKETLAEVNPQLEHHEKLQNAVVVQGEWTTDNGILTPSLKIKRGAVDDKYEAHYEKWYEGGRGVHWK, encoded by the coding sequence ATGGCGACGCTCACAAAAACTAATCTCAAAACTCCGCTTGAATTGTTATATGGCTGGGAAAAATCTCAGCCCGACAAAGTCTATTTGACCCAGCCGCTTGGCTCTGAATACGTTACCTGGACCTGGGGGCAAGTGGCAACGGAAGTTCGAAAAATGGCTGCCGCCATTGAAGCCCGTGGCCTTGAACCTGGCAGCCGCATTGCCATCCTGTCCAAAAACTGCGCGCACTGGATCATGGCTGATCTCGCCATCATGATGAGCGGGCATATCTCGGTGCCCATTTACCCCAATGTCAATGCAGGCACGGTCTCTTATATCCTTAAACATAGTGAAGCGCAACTCCTTTTTGTAGGCAAACTCGACGCTCACGACTGGAAAGAAATGAAAAAGGGCATCATCGATGGCGTGGAGTGTATCAGCTTTGGCATCTATGACACCCTCCCGGGAATGGAAAACTATCCAACCTGGGCAGATTATACCAGCAATCATGCACCAATGGCCGCCAACCCTACCCGCGACCTCAATGAAATGATGACCATCATCTATACTTCCGGTACCACCGGTACGCCCAAAGGGGTGGTCCTCAACTTTATCTCGCCTGTATTTGCCATCGAGGCTTTTAATGATATTTTCAGCCTTACCAAAGCAGATAAATTTTTCTCCTATCTGCCTATGTCCCATATTGCCGAACGAATGCTCATCACCATGGGAACGCTTCGCTGCGGTGGTTCAGTCAATTTTGCCCATTCGCTCGAAACCTTCAAAGACGATCTGGTCAAAGGTAGCCCGACAGTTTTCCTCGGTGTACCGCGTATCTGGGCCAAATTCCAAAGCGGGGTACTGGCCAAATTTTCCCAGTCAAAACTCAACCTGCTGCTTGCTATACCTATTATCAATAACGTCATCCGCAAAAAAATACGCGAAGCACTCGGCCTTAGCAACGCCCGCGTGTGTCTGACCGGTGCAGCTCCTATGCCGCGGGCCCATCTTGAATGGTATCAAAACCTGGGGATCACCATATTTGAAGTGTATGGAATGACCGAAAATGCAGCCTACTCTCATGCAAACCTCCCCGGTCAATACCGCTTTGGAACGGTAGGAAAACCTATGCCCAACCTCGAAATGAAAATCACGGAAGAGGGCGAAATCTGCGTGAAAAGCCTTGCAAACATGACTGAGTATTATCTGGAACCCGAAAAAACAGCCGAAACGATTCGCGATGGATTTCTCCACACCGGTGATAAAGGCGTAGTTGATCCCGACGGGTATGTGCGCATTACCGGAAGGGTGAAAGATATATTTAAAACTTCCAAAGCAAAATACGTAGCACCCAACCCGATTGAAATGCTGCTTTCCAAAAACGAATATATCGAGCAGGTTTGTGTCGTCGGTTCCAATATCCCGCAGCCGATTGCCCTGGTCGTCTTGTCTGAAAAAGGAAGGGCAAAAGACCGGGAAGAAATTGCTGCCAGCATAAAAGAAACGCTCGCTGAGGTGAATCCCCAACTCGAACACCACGAAAAACTCCAAAACGCGGTGGTGGTTCAGGGCGAATGGACAACCGACAACGGTATCCTTACCCCATCATTGAAAATCAAACGTGGCGCAGTAGATGATAAATACGAAGCCCACTACGAAAAATGGTATGAAGGCGGAAGAGGAGTACATTGGAAATAA
- a CDS encoding putative toxin-antitoxin system toxin component, PIN family: MNKARAILDTNIWVSFAIGKNLNQLENILLNPEIEIITCTDTVKEFLNVVERPKLQKYLKSERVEATKDLIFQFTTLYRPQTKVSDARDPNDNYLLAASTELKAQFLVTGDEDLLVLNPYHGTKVLRFADFVETIKGK; this comes from the coding sequence ATGAATAAAGCCCGGGCAATCCTTGATACTAATATCTGGGTTTCATTTGCTATTGGAAAAAATCTCAATCAGTTGGAGAATATTTTGCTCAACCCGGAGATTGAGATTATAACCTGCACAGATACTGTTAAGGAGTTTCTCAATGTTGTTGAGCGTCCTAAGCTTCAAAAGTATCTGAAAAGTGAGCGAGTAGAAGCTACGAAAGACCTGATTTTTCAGTTTACGACCCTTTATCGTCCCCAAACAAAGGTATCCGACGCTCGCGATCCCAACGATAATTATCTCCTTGCAGCAAGTACGGAATTGAAAGCGCAGTTTCTCGTCACCGGTGATGAAGATTTACTAGTTCTGAACCCTTATCATGGAACAAAAGTTCTTAGGTTTGCCGATTTTGTCGAAACAATAAAAGGGAAATAA
- a CDS encoding T9SS type A sorting domain-containing protein has protein sequence MRNLMILAVLFVLAPGQLRSQITTYHDTLPAGMYLVRVFTGEQMRTFKLVIVR, from the coding sequence ATGCGAAATCTCATGATTCTCGCCGTACTTTTTGTGCTGGCGCCGGGACAACTACGTTCTCAAATCACCACCTACCATGACACCCTCCCCGCCGGGATGTATCTCGTACGGGTTTTTACCGGTGAGCAGATGCGTACATTTAAGCTGGTGATTGTGCGGTGA
- a CDS encoding BlaI/MecI/CopY family transcriptional regulator, which produces MTKPTNGELEILRILWDHGPSTVRFINDQLSTDKEVGYTTTLKLMQIMFEKGLLERSRDGKTHIYHALVSEEDTQRQLLDRFLDTAFQGSAMKLVMQALGNHSTTSEELDEIRRFLDDLENNQKKGV; this is translated from the coding sequence ATGACAAAACCCACTAATGGCGAACTCGAAATCCTCCGCATCCTCTGGGACCACGGACCTTCGACTGTTCGTTTTATCAATGATCAGTTGAGTACAGACAAAGAGGTTGGCTATACCACCACGCTCAAACTCATGCAGATCATGTTTGAAAAAGGCCTGCTGGAACGCAGCAGGGACGGGAAGACGCATATTTATCACGCTTTGGTCTCCGAAGAAGATACACAGCGTCAGTTACTTGACCGGTTTCTCGACACGGCTTTTCAAGGTTCGGCCATGAAACTCGTGATGCAGGCCCTGGGCAACCACAGCACAACTTCTGAAGAACTGGATGAAATCCGCAGGTTTCTCGATGACCTGGAAAACAATCAAAAGAAAGGAGTATAA